In Thermus aquaticus, the sequence CTTCAGGAACTCTTCCCGCCCCAGGTCGTGCCGGGTCTTGCCCTCTTTTAAGAGGAGCCTTTCCACCACCACCTGGGTGGCGATGCCGGCGTGATCGGTGCCGGGGAGCCAGACCGCCTCAAACCCCCGCATGCGCTTGTAGCGGATGAGGGCGTCCTGCAGGGAGTTGTCCAGGGCGTGGCCCATGTGCAGGCTCCCCGTGACGTTGGGGGGCGGCATGAAGATGACGAAGGGGGGCTTGCTGCTTTTGGGGTTGGCCACGAAGGGGTTTTCCGCCCACTTCTTGGCCCACTTGGGTTCCACGGACTTGGGGTCGTAGGCCTTGGGTAGGTCCATGCTACCCATCACTTTACCCGGGAGCGCTAGGATGGGGCTACCATGGGCGAAGCGGCCCAGCCTCGGCCCTTGAGCCTCGAGGCCTACCTGGAGTGGGAGGCCCAAAGCCCCGAGCGCCACGAGCTGGTGGAGGGGCATGGGATCCACACCGAGGGCCAGGTGTTTCTGCCCTGCGTGGATGCCCCCTTGGACCTCCACGCCCTCTACGAAGACGTGGAGCTGGAGAGGGCGTAGAGGTAGTAGCGGCCGTCTCCCAGATGGAAGAAGGCCTCCTCGTAGGCCAGGCCCTCAACGGGGGTCTCGGGCGGGATGGGAAGGAAAAAATCCCCCACGCGGATGCCCTCGGGGAGGACCTCCAAAGGCCCCTGGGCCAACTTTTGGCTTTCCCCTTCGGGGTCGTTCAAGGGGGTGAGGAGGAGGCGGACGGGGAGGCCCTTAAGGCTTTGGAGGACGTTGGTGGGGTCCTGGAAGGGGGCCTTGTGGAGGAGGCGTTCCTCCACCTCGGCCACCTCCCCCAAAAGGGCGTAGCGGTCCAGGGGCAGGAGGGCCTTCCCGCTTTCCAGAAGGACGAGAAAGCGGGCCCGGTCCTCTTCGGAGAGGAGGATGGGGGCTTTTCCCTGGCCCACCCTGGGGTCCTGGTCCAGCCTGCCTTTGAGGAGGGCTTTCGCCGCCTCCAGGGCCTCCTCCCGCGTGGGGTAGAGGCTGTAGGGGTTCACCTTAAAAAGGAGCTCCAGGCCCCTGGGCCCCTGGACCAGCCAGGCCAGGTGGAGCTCGTAAAAGCGCTTCTTCTGCCACTCGGGGTACACGCTAGGAGTATAAGTGTGAGGCCGCGCCTTGCCCAAAACTTCGCCCTGGTATAGCCTAGGCCCGGTATGGCGCTTTCCGAAGAGCGGGTCCTCGAGGCCCTGAGGGGGGTCATGGACCCCGAGCTGGGCAAAGACCTGGTCTCCTTGGGCATGGTGGGGGAGATCCGCCTGGAAGGGAATAAGGCGGACCTCCTCATCCACCTCACCACCCCGGCCTGTCCCCTAAAGGGCCAGATTGAGGCCGACATCCGGCGGGCCCTTTCGCCTCTGGGCCTGGAGGAGGTGCGGGTGCGCTTTGGCGGCGGGGTGCGCCCTCCCGAGCAGTACCCCATCCCCGGGGTCAAGCACGTGGTGGCGGTGGGCTCGGGCAAGGGCGGGGTGGGGAAGAGCACCGTGGCCGCCAACCTGGCCCTGGCCCTGAGCCGCGAGGGCGCCCGGGTGGGCCTTCTGGACGCCGACCTCTACGGCCCGAGCCAGGCCAAGATGCTGGGCCTCGAGGGGGAGAGGCTCAAGGTGGACGGAAACCGCAAAATCCTCCCCCTGGAGGCCCACGGCATCAAGGTCCTCTCCATCGCCAACATCGTCCCCCCGGGGCAAGCCATGATCTGGCGGGGTCCCATCCTCCACGGCACCATCAAGCAGTTTCTGGAGGACGTGAACTGGGGGGAGCTGGACTACCTGGTGGTGGACCTCCCCCCGGGGACCGGGGACGTGCAGCTTTCCCTGACCCAGCTCACCCGGGTCTCGGGCGGGGTCATCGTCACCACGCCCCAGGAGGTGGCCCTCATGGACGCCGAGCGGGCCGCCGACATGTTTAAGAAGGTCCAGGTGCCCGTTCTGGGGGTCCTGGAGAACATGAGCGCCTTCCTCTGCCCCCACTGCGGCAAGCCCACCCCCATCTTCGGGGAGGGGGGCGGAAGGCGGCTTGCCGAGAGGCTCAAGACCCGCTTCCTGGGCGAGGTTCCCCTCACCCTTTCCCTTCGGGAAAGCGGGGACAAAGGGCTCCCCATCGTGGCCGCTGACCCCGAGGGCCTCGAGGCCCAGGCCTTCATAAGGGCGGCCAGGGAGCTCGCCGCCGCCCTAAGCGTCCAGGCCTTCATCTCCCTGCCCATGGCCTAGAATGGCCCTCCTTCTGGAAGGCACCAAGGAAAAGGTTCTGGAGCTCCTCAGGGCCCGGCCCCTCACCGCCAAGGAGGTGGCCGAGGCCCTGGGCCTGAGCCGGGCCGCCGTGGGCAAGCACCTCCAGGACCTGGAGGCCCGGGGCCTGGTGCGCTCCGAGGTGCGGCGCTGCTCGGGCCGGGGCCGCCCCTACCGCCTCTACCGGGCCCAGGACGGGGAGAGCCCCTACGCCCTCCTCTGCCGGGACGTCCTGCAGGGGCTGGAGAAGGCCTTGGGCAAGGAGGGGGTGGTGGCCTTTTTGGCCCAGCGGAACCTGGTCCGCCTGGCTCCCCTGGACCTGAGGGGCCTTCCCCCGAAGGAAAAGCTCACCCGGCTGGCCCGGCGCCTCAACGAGGAGGGGTACGAGGCGGAGGTGGTGGAGGAGGAAGGGCGCCTTTACCTCTGCCAGCGGCGCTGCCCCAAGCTGGCCCTCTCCCGGGAGCACGAGGCCTTGTGCCAGGGGGAGCTTCTGGCCTACCAGGAGCTTCTGGGCCTGCCCCTGGTGCGGGAGGAGCGGATCGCCGAGGGGGGAAGCTGTTGCCGCTACCGGGTAGAATGACGGGGTGTGGGTTTACCGCCTGAAGGGCACGCCCCTGGAGCTGGACGCCCTCATCCCCGAGCTTTTTGACCGGGGGGCCCGGGGGATCCTGGAGGGGGAAGGGGAGATCCTGGCCTACTTTCCGGCCAGAACGGACTTGCCCTTTGGCGGGGAATGGGAAGAGCTTCCCGACGAGGACTGGATGGAGGCCTGGCGGCGGGACCTGAAGCCCGCCCTGGCCCCGCCCTTCGTGGTCCTCGCCCCCTGGCACGCCTGGGAGGGGGAGGGGATTCCCCTGGTCATTGAGCCCGGCATGGCCTTCGGCACCGGGCACCACGAGACCACGCGCCTCGCCCTCATGGCCCTGGCCCGGCACCTTTCCCCCGGGGAAAGGGTCCTGGACGTGGGCACGGGAAGCGGCATCCTGGCCATCGCCGCCGAGAAGCTTGGGGGGAAGGCCCTGGGGGTGGACGTGGACCCAAGCGTCCTCCCCCAGGCCGAGGCCAACGCCAGAAGAAACGGGGTCTATCCCCAGTTTCTCCTGGGGAGCCTCGAGGCCGCCCTGCCCCTGGCCCCCTTCGGCCTCGTGGTGGCCAACCTCTTCGCCGAGCTCCACGCCGAGCTCGCCCCCCTTTACCGGGAGGCCCTCGCCCCCGGGGGGCGGCTTCTCCTCACGGGCATCCTCGAGGAGAAGGCCCCCCTGGTGCGGGAGGCCATGGCGGGCCTCACCCCCCTGGAGGAGGCGGCCGAGGGGGAGTGGGTCCTCCTAGCCTACAGGAGGTGAGGGTGCGCCCCCACCGCGCCTATAGCCCCGGCCTCACCGGCCTCCTCCCCCTGGAGGAGGGCCGCCACCTGGTGGAGGTGCTGAGGGCCGGGGTGGGGGACCGCTTCACCGTCTTTGACGAAAGCCGCGAGGCCCTGGCCGAGGTGGTGGACCTGGGCCCCCCGGTCCGCTACCGCATCCTGGAGGAGAGGAGGCCCGAGCGAGAGGTGGGGGTGGAGGTGGTCCTCTACGTGGCCCTCCTCAAGGGGGACAAGCTTTCCGAGGTGGTGCGGGCGGCCACGGAACTCGGGGCCACCAGGATCCAGCCCCTCATCACCCGCCACAGTGTGCCCAAGGAGATGGGGGAGGGGAAGCTAAGGCGGCTAAAGGCCATCGCCAAGGAGGCGGCCAAGCAGTCGGGGAGGCTTCGGGTGCCCGAGGTCCTCTCCCCCATCCCCCTGAAGGCGGTGCCAGAGGTGGAGCAGGGCCTCGTGGCCCACGTGGGAGCGAGGGCTTTGGTGCGGGAGGTCCTGGACCCGAACCGGAATCTCTCCTTGGCCGTGGGGCCGGAAGGGGGCTTCGCCGAGGAGGAGGTGGCCCTCCTTGAGGAGCGGGGCTTCGCCCCGGTGAGCCTGGGGCGGCGGATCCTCAGGGCGGAGACGGCGGCTACTGCCCTTTTGGCCATAGTGACCGCCGGGGAGGGGCGGTGAGGGGGCTTCTTCTTCTCCTCCTTCTCCTTTCCGCCTGCCGCTACACCTTTTTGCCCCTGGACCCGGGAAGGCCCCCGCTCCCGGAGAGGCCTTTTGTGGTGGCGCGTCTCCTCAAGGATGGGGAGGAGGCCAGGCTGGTCCTGAGGGTGGAGCGGCTTCCCGGGCCCGGGTACCTGCACCTGAAGTGGTACCGGGAGGGGGATCTCCTCCTGGAGAAGGCCCTTTTCCTGGAGGGCCCTGGGGTCCAGGAGGCCCGCTTTCCCCTGAAGGAAGGCTACCACCGCCTGGTGGGGCTTTGGGCGGGAGGGGTTCTTTTCCAGCTGGACCTGGGCACGCCCCTTCTACCGGACCCCGATGAGGAAGAGGATCAGGGGAACCGTTAGGAAGGCCAAGAAGGTGGAGACCACCACGCTTCGCCCTATGCGGGCCGCGTCCTTGCCAAACTCCCGGGAGAGCAAGAAGGCGTTGACGGCGATGGGGGTGGCGGACTGGAGCACCAGGACCTGGTGCTCCAGCCGGGGGAGGCCGAGGAGAAGCCCCGCCAGATAGGCGAAAAGGGGGGCCACGAGGAGCCGTAGGCCGCTCGCCCAAAGCTCAAAGGCTCCGAGCCGGAAGGGGGTTTGGGCCATCTGCGTCCCCAGGGTGAGGAGGAGGACGGGGATGGCGGCCTGGCCCATGAGGCGCACCCCCTCCTCCAGGCGGAAGGGGAAGACCACCCCCAGGCCCCGGAAGAGGAGGCCCAGGACGAGGGCGTAAAAGAGGGGCAGGCGCAGGGTGAAGCGGAGGCCCTCGAGGACCCCTCCCCCCCGGATGAAGGCGGGTCCCAGGCCGAACATGAGGACGCTGGAGAGGATGAAGTAGACCACGGCCAGCCCAAGCCCCACCTCCCCCAGGGCGAAGTAGGTGAGGGAAAGCCCCATGTTGCCGGAGTTGGGGAAGAGGGCAGCGAGGGCCAGGCTCTTGGCCGCCTCGGGGCTCTCCCTAAGGAGGCGGCCCAGGAGGGCCACGAAGAGGTAAAGACCCAGGTAGGTGAGGAGGAAGCCCAGGGTGAGGCCCAAAAGCCCTTCCCGGGAGAACTGGGCCCGGTACATGGCGTCAAAGATGAGGGCGGGCACCAGGAGGTAGACGGTGAGGCGGGAGAGGGTGGGGAGGTCCATGGCCATCCGCCGGCCCAAAAGGTAGCCCGAGAAGACCACCAGGGCCACGGGGAAGACGGTGTTGAGGAGGGCTTCCATGTGGGGCATTCTAGAGGCATGGGAGGCTATAGGGCTTTGGCCGAGGCCATCCGGGGCGTCCTCCTGAGGGGCGGGGTGGCCCCGAGGCGCCAGGTCCTCCCCATCCCCGGCGGGGCCTTTCTGGTGATGCCGGCGGCCGACGAGGAGGTGGCGGTCTGCAAGCTGGTCACGGTGCAGGAGGGACAAGACCCCATGGTCCGGGCGGAGGTCTGGGCCAGGCGCTTCTCTACGGGGGAGGTCTTCCACCTCCCCGGAGAGGAGATCACGAAAAGGCGCACCGCCGCCCTCTCCCTTCTCGCGGCCCAGGTCCTGGCCCCGAGGAAAGCGGGGGCCCTCCTCATCGTGGGCCCCGGGGCCCAGGGGGAGGCCCATCTGGAGGCCTTCCTCGAGGCCTTTCCCCTGAGCCGGGTCTACGTGCGGGGGAGGGGGAGGGCAAGGGTGGAGGCCCTTCTGCGAAAGGCCAGGGCGATGGGCCTCGAGGCCCTGGAGTGGACGGGGGAGGAGGTCCCGGAGGACGTGGCCTTCCTCGTCACCGCTACCCCTAGCCCCACCCCGGTCCTTCCCGAGAGGGTGCCCCCCGGGGTCTTTCTGGCGGCGGTGGGCGCCTACCGCCCGGAGATGCGGGAGGTGCCGAAGGCCCTGGTGGAGCGGGCCGCCCTCTACGTGGACACGGAGGACGCCCTCCTGGAGGCCGGGGAGCTTCAGGGGGTAAAGAGGCCCGCCATCCCCCTAAAGGAAGCCCTTTTGGGGCGGCGGGCGGAAGGGGAGTTCGTCCTCTTTAAAAGCGTGGGCCACGCCCTCTTTGACCTGGCGGCGGTGCGGGCCCACCTGGGGCTACCCTAATACCACCTCATGTTGGCGCAAGCCAGCATGGGGGCCCCGGCAAAAGGTTCCGAAACAAGGGTATAAGTGGCCGTCTACCCCTTTGTTCGCAAGGCTTAGAGGCTGTCGTAAAAGGGTGGTATCCTTGAAGGGTGCCTTTTAGACGATGTTACCCCAGCGACCTAACCGACGAGGAGTGGGCCCTCCTGGAGCCCCTCATTCCCGCCCCCAAGCCCGGCGGCCGGCCCGCCAAGGTGTCCAGAAGAGAGATCATGAACGCCATCCTTTACGTCCTGAAGAACGGCATCCCCTGGCGAGCCATGCCCCATGACCTGCCCCACTGGTCCACCGTCTACCACTACTTTCGCCAGTGGCAGAAGGAGGGGGTGTGGGAGAAAGCGGTGCAAGCCCTGGTCCGCCGGGACCGGGATTGAGACCTTCCAGGTGCGGGGGCTTGGCCGGGTCCGGAAGGGGGTACGGGGGGTCTGGGTGCGGGAGGGGGCGGAGGTGCCGGAGATTCCGCGGGAGCGTGGGTTCAAGCCTTTACCTAAGCGGTGGGTGGTGGAGAGGACCTTTGCCTGGCTGGGGCGGAACCGGCGTCTTGCCAAGGACTATGAGGAGAACCCTCGGGTAAGCGAGGCCTGGGTCTATCTGGGCATGCTACGATTGTTGGTGAAGCGGCTAGCCAGGGCCGCGTAACTGCCCCTGGAGGACTTTTACGACAGCCTCTAAGTACCCGCACTTTGGTTTCGCAACATGGGGTGCCCAAACCGGGGCTAAGGGTTTTTCTGGGGCCCCCACCGTGGTTTTTGCCGCGGCGGGGTACTTAGATGCGCTTGGAGCCTCCGCCGTGGCAAAAGCCGCGGCGGGGCATTTAGAGGCGGACCACGATCTTGCCGGTGTGGCCCCGGTCCAGAAGGGCCTGGAAGGCGGCCTCGGCCTCGGCGAAGGGGAAGACGGCCCCCACCACGGGCCGCATCTCCCGGCCCAGGCGGGGGAGGAGGAAGCCCAGGGCCTCCTCCAGAAGGGGCCTTTCCCGGAGGAGGGGGGCCAGCCAGAAGCCCAGCACCGCCAGGTTTTTGCGCATGAGGCGGAGGGGGTTGATGGGGGCCACCTCCCCCTCGGCGGCCCCGATGTAGACCAGGCGGCCCCTGGCCTTGAGGAAGTCCAGGCTTTCCTCCACCGCCTTGCCCCGCACCTCTAGGACGAGGTCCACGCCCCCCAGTTCCCGCACCTTCTCCGGAAGGGCCTCGTAGGTGGCGAGGGCGTCCGCCCCCAGGGCCTGGACCAGGGGGAGCTTTTCCGGCCTCGAGGCCGCTCCCAGCACCCTAAGCCCCAGGGCCTTGGCCACCTGCACCGCCGCCGTGCCCAAGGCCCCCGCCGCCGCCTGGACCAGGACCCACTCCCCGGGCCTGGCCTGGGCCCGCACGAGGGCCAGGTAGGCGGTGAGGAAGGAGACGGGAAAGGCGGCGGCCTCCTCCCAGGAGAGGGCTTCGGGAAGGGGAAGAAGGGCCTCCTCCGGCACGGCCACCCGCTCCGCCAGCGCCCCATAGGGCATCAGGGCCGCGTACCGCCTTCCCCCCACCCTCCCCACGGCCTCCATCCCCGGGGTGAAGGGGGGGCGGACCCGGGTCAGGTACCCCCCGAGCCGCATGAGGTGGTCGGCGAAGTTGAGCCCCACCGCCTCCACCTCCAAAAGGACCTCCCCCGGGCCCGGCACCGGCTCCGGCGCCTCCTTCAAGACCATGGGCCCTTCTAACCTTTCCTGCACCCAAGCGCGCATAGGCTCAGTTTATCCCTTTACTGAGCCCGCCAGGAGGCCTCGCAAGAAGTAGCGTCCCAGGAATATGTAGACCAAGAGCGTGGGCAAGGCCGCCAGGATGGCCCCGGCCATGGGCAGGTTCCACTTCACCGCCTCGCCTCCCGCCAACTGGGCTAGGGCCACGGTGATGGGCTGGCTCTCGGGCCGGGTGAGGGTCACGGCGAAAAGAAACTCATTCCAGATCTGCGTGAACTGCCAGATGGCCACCACCACGAAGGCGGGGGCGGAAAGGGGCAGGATCACGTGGCGGAAGACCCCGAAGAAACCGGCCCCGTCTATGCGGGCCGCCTCCACGAGCTCATCGGGGATCTCACTGTAATAGTTCTTGAAGATAAGGGTGACGATGGGGATACCGTAGACCACGTGCACCAGGACCAGGCCCCAGAGGGATCCATAAAGCCCGATAGCCTTCACAAACTGGAAAAGGGGGATGAGGATGCTCTGGTAGGGGATGAACATCCCGAAGAGCATGAGGGCGAAGAGGAGGTTGGATCCCCTAAAGGGCCACTTGGCCAGGACGTAGCCGTTCAGGGCCCCCACCAGGGCCGAGAGGAGGGTGGCGTAGGTGGCCAGCACCAGGCTGTTTTGGAACTTGGGCCGGAAGGCCTCCCAGGCGATGCGGAAGCTTTCCCAGTAGACGGGGTCGGGCCAGCGCCAGACGGTGTCCAGGGTGATCTTGGCGGGCTCCTTCAGGGCGGTGAGGAGGACCAGGTAGACGGGAAGGAGGAAGAACAGCGTGACCAGGACAAGGAAGGCGTAAAGCAGTACACGGCCCATCAGCGCCGCACCTCCTTTTTCAGCTGACTTGCCAGGTAAGGGATCACCACTACCGCCACCAGGAGGAGGAGCAGGATGCCGATGGCCGCGCCCTTGGCGAACTGGTTGCCTCGGAAGGCCAGCAAGTACATGTAAATGGCGGGCACGTCGGTGGGGGCGTAGTCTAGGCCGGCCATGGCGAAGATGAGGTCAAAGATCTTCAGGGCGATGTGCCCCAGGACGATCATGGCCGAGAGGGTGATGGGGGCCAGCATGGGGAGGATCACGCGGCGAAGGAGCTGCCACTCGCTGGCCCCGTCCACCTTGGCGGCCTCAATGACCTCCACCGGGATCCCCCTGAGGCCCGCCAGGTAGAGGGCCATGGTGTAGCCGGACATCTGCCACACGGCCGCCAGGATGACCCCGATCAGGGCTAGGCTGAAGCCGTGGGGTTCGGGGTAGGGGAGGAGCTGGACCCGCTGGCCCAGGGTGAAGGCCCAGAGGAGAAGGACCCCTCCCGAGGCCAGGCCCCAGAGAAAGCGCCTTCTCTCCCCCTCCCCGCGGGCCTTAAGGGCCACGTAGAGGAGAAGGCCCCCCACTACCAGGGCGGTGAAGAAGGGGAGGTGGTTCCAGTCAAAGACGAACACCTGCTCCCGGGTGGTGAGCCAGGGGAAGGAGAGGGGGGGCAGGCCGAAGAGTGTGGGCAGGACGTTGACGCCGCCCTGGGGCTGGAGAAGCCAGCGCCAGATGGTCCCGGTCACCACAAAGGAGAGGGCCATGGGGAAGAGAAAGACCGTGCGGAAAAACCCCTCCCCCTTGGGGGCCCGGTCCAGGGCCAAGGCCAGGAGGAAGCCCAGGCCCAGGCTTCCCGCCATGAAGAAGACCGTGAAGAAGATGAGGTTGACGACGCTTTGCCGGAAGCGCACGTCCACGAATCCGGTGAAAAGCTCCCGGTAGTTTTCCAAGCCCAGGAAGCGGAGCTGGGGGTGGAGGGCCAGGGCCTGGGCCGGGTCCTTTCCCCAGTCGGTCAGGGAGACCCAGAGGTTCTGCCCGATGAAGCCGTAGACGAAAATCCCCACGGCCACCAAGGAGGGGAACAGGACCAAAAAAGCCGCGATCCGGTCGCGCATGGTTCCTCCAAGAAACCCGCGGGGGCCGGGGGCCCCCACGGGCTTTTGGGAGCTAGCGCCCGAGCCCCACCTGGTTGGCGATGGCTTGGGCCGCGTTGGCCGCGGCCTGCGGATTCTTGCTCTGGAGGAAGATTTCCATCACCGTGCCGAACTGGCTCATGAAGCTCTCGGGGGCCACGGCCCCGTGGACCAGGGAGCCCACGATGCGATTAGACTGCCAGTCCTTCATGGCGGACTGGCCGTAGGCGTTGTACTTGGCGGGGTCGGAGTCCAGCCTGGCGGCGATGGAGCCCTTCAAGGGGTTGAAGGTGTCCTGGCCCTCTTTGGAGCCCACCAGCTTCAGCCAGTTGATGGCGTTCTGCCGGTTCTTGGCCCCCTTAGGCAGGCCGAAGGAGTCGGAGAGCATCATGAAGACCCCGGAGGTACCGGGGGAAGGGGCCCAGGCGAAGTCGGTGCCGGGCTTCAGCTTCAGGGTGGTGCTCATGTAGCCCGCCGCCCAGTCCCCCATGACGTTGAAGGCGGCCTGGCCCTGGACCACCCGGTCCACGGCCTGCTGCCAGGAGAGGCCGGCGGCGTCCTTGTTGGCGCAGTCCAGCACCTTGCCGAAGGTTTCCCAGACGGCCACGGCCTTGGGATCGGTGAACTTCAGCTTGCCGTTCCAGAGGTTGTTCCAGCCCTCGGGGCCCAGGATACCCAGGGCCACGCTCTCCCAGAGGTGCTGCTGGGTCCAGTTCTCCCCCAGGGCCAGGGGGGCCTCGAGGCCCTTCTTCTTAAGGGTCTGGCAGGTGGCCAGGAACTCGGCCCAGGTCTTGGGCGGGGTGACCCCCCACTCCTTGAGCTTGGCGGGCATGTACCACATGACGTTGGAGCGGTGGATGTTGACCGGAACGCTCCAGATGCCCCCCTTGTAGGAGATGAGGTCCAGAAGTCCTTTGGGGAAGGCCTTGAGCCAGCCCTCCTGCCGGAAGAGGGGGGTGAGGTCCTCCATGCGGTCCGCCACCACCCAGGTGCCGATCAGCTCCATCCCGGCGTGGACCTGGAAGGTGTCGGGGGGGTTGCCGCCCAGCATCCGGGTCTTGAGGACCGCCTTGGCGTTACCCCCCGCCCCGCCGGTCACGGTGGCGTTGATGACCTCCACCCCGGGGTACTTTTGCTTGTAGAGCTTGATGAGGGCCTCGAGGGCCGGGCCCTCGTCCCCCGCCCACCAGGAGAAGATCTCCAGTTTGCCCGTCTGGGCCAGGGCGCCGAGTCCCAGGGCCACGCCTACCGCCAGAAGCCACCTTTTCATAACCTCCACCTCCTCTTGTGCCGCGGACTTTCGGCCCGCAAGCCGGCCAACGCACCCGAGGGACCAGGTCACTTTAAAGCGCTGGGTTAGCGGCGCTGGTTCCTCGGTACCCACTTAACTCCCTCCGCCTACCCCTTGTCAAGGTATGGGGGCAGGGCGTAGCCTTGGGGCAAGGCCCGCTAGGGCCCCAAAGCCAGGTCCCGTATGCCCTGGTGCCTGGGCGCGTAGTCCAGGCTTAAAGTGGGGAAGTCCGGTGCAAGTCCGGCGCTGTCCCGCAACGGTAACCGGTCCCGCTTCGTGCCCTTCAACGCAGACCGGAAGCCCGAATGCCTGCCAGGGCCGCCCGCCTTTCCCCGAGGCGGGCACCTCACGCGGATGGGGGAGAAGTGGGGGCGAACGGCCTTTTGCCTTTAGCCCCTGCCTCCCGGCAGGGGCTTTTCCCTACCTCCCCTGGACCTGGCCCTAGCGGCCTTAGGGAGGTAGGCATGAAGCGAGTGCTGGCGTTCCTTTCGGTCCTTTTGGCTTTGGCCCTGGCCTTTCCCCTCACGGTCACCGACGACCTGGGGCGTACCGTCACCCTCAAGGCCCCGCCCAAGCGGATCGTCACCATGCTCCCCTCGGTGACGGAGACGGTCTGCGCCCTGGGGGCCTGCGACCGGATCGTGGCCACCGACGACTACTCCGACTGGCCCGAAAGCGTGAAGCGCCTGCCCAAGGCCGGGGGGCTTTACAACCCCAACCCCGAGCTGATCGTGAGCCTGAAGCCCGACCTGGTCCTGGTCTCCAAGTACGGCAAGCTCTACGAGACCCTGGAGCGGGCGGGCCTCACCGTCTACGCCGTCCGGACCGAGACCTACGAGGACATCTTCAAGACGGTCCGCGCCTTGGGGAGGCTGCTTGGGCTTTCCTCCGAGGCCGAGCGGCTGGTGGCCCAGATCCAGAAGGAGGTCTACGGGGAAGAGGCCCGGGCGGCCAAGGCCAAGGGCCGCCCCCGGGTCTACTACGAGATTGACCCCACGCCCTACACCGTGGGTCCCGAGAGCTTCATCGGGGTCCTCATCGCCAAGGCCCGGGGGGTCAACATCGTCCCCAAGGAGCTGGGCCTCTTCCCCAAGATCAGCCCGGAGTTCGTCCTGGAGAAAAACCCCGAGGTGATCGTGGCCACCTACCCGGGCGCCTTGGAGACCATCCGCAAGCGGCCGGGCTGGGACCGCATCGCCGCCGTGCGCCAGGGGCGGATCTGCGTCTACACGGGCGGGGAGGACAGCCTCCTCTCCCGCCCCGGCCCCCGGGTGGCCCAGGGCCTGAGGCTTTTGGTGGACTGCTTCCACAAGCCATGACCCTTGCCCTGCCCCTGGCCCTCAGGCGGAGCCTGGTCTTCGCCTGGCTCCTCTTCCTGCTCCTCCTGGCCTTGGTCCTGGGGGTGGCCCTGGGGGCGGTGGCCCTCTCCCCGGGGGAGGTGGTGCGGGCCCTTCTTGGGTGGGAGGAGAACCCCATCGTCACCCAGCTC encodes:
- a CDS encoding Mrp/NBP35 family ATP-binding protein — protein: MALSEERVLEALRGVMDPELGKDLVSLGMVGEIRLEGNKADLLIHLTTPACPLKGQIEADIRRALSPLGLEEVRVRFGGGVRPPEQYPIPGVKHVVAVGSGKGGVGKSTVAANLALALSREGARVGLLDADLYGPSQAKMLGLEGERLKVDGNRKILPLEAHGIKVLSIANIVPPGQAMIWRGPILHGTIKQFLEDVNWGELDYLVVDLPPGTGDVQLSLTQLTRVSGGVIVTTPQEVALMDAERAADMFKKVQVPVLGVLENMSAFLCPHCGKPTPIFGEGGGRRLAERLKTRFLGEVPLTLSLRESGDKGLPIVAADPEGLEAQAFIRAARELAAALSVQAFISLPMA
- a CDS encoding helix-turn-helix transcriptional regulator; amino-acid sequence: MALLLEGTKEKVLELLRARPLTAKEVAEALGLSRAAVGKHLQDLEARGLVRSEVRRCSGRGRPYRLYRAQDGESPYALLCRDVLQGLEKALGKEGVVAFLAQRNLVRLAPLDLRGLPPKEKLTRLARRLNEEGYEAEVVEEEGRLYLCQRRCPKLALSREHEALCQGELLAYQELLGLPLVREERIAEGGSCCRYRVE
- a CDS encoding 50S ribosomal protein L11 methyltransferase; protein product: MWVYRLKGTPLELDALIPELFDRGARGILEGEGEILAYFPARTDLPFGGEWEELPDEDWMEAWRRDLKPALAPPFVVLAPWHAWEGEGIPLVIEPGMAFGTGHHETTRLALMALARHLSPGERVLDVGTGSGILAIAAEKLGGKALGVDVDPSVLPQAEANARRNGVYPQFLLGSLEAALPLAPFGLVVANLFAELHAELAPLYREALAPGGRLLLTGILEEKAPLVREAMAGLTPLEEAAEGEWVLLAYRR
- a CDS encoding 16S rRNA (uracil(1498)-N(3))-methyltransferase; protein product: MRPHRAYSPGLTGLLPLEEGRHLVEVLRAGVGDRFTVFDESREALAEVVDLGPPVRYRILEERRPEREVGVEVVLYVALLKGDKLSEVVRAATELGATRIQPLITRHSVPKEMGEGKLRRLKAIAKEAAKQSGRLRVPEVLSPIPLKAVPEVEQGLVAHVGARALVREVLDPNRNLSLAVGPEGGFAEEEVALLEERGFAPVSLGRRILRAETAATALLAIVTAGEGR
- a CDS encoding AEC family transporter, which encodes MPHMEALLNTVFPVALVVFSGYLLGRRMAMDLPTLSRLTVYLLVPALIFDAMYRAQFSREGLLGLTLGFLLTYLGLYLFVALLGRLLRESPEAAKSLALAALFPNSGNMGLSLTYFALGEVGLGLAVVYFILSSVLMFGLGPAFIRGGGVLEGLRFTLRLPLFYALVLGLLFRGLGVVFPFRLEEGVRLMGQAAIPVLLLTLGTQMAQTPFRLGAFELWASGLRLLVAPLFAYLAGLLLGLPRLEHQVLVLQSATPIAVNAFLLSREFGKDAARIGRSVVVSTFLAFLTVPLILFLIGVR
- a CDS encoding ornithine cyclodeaminase, translating into MGGYRALAEAIRGVLLRGGVAPRRQVLPIPGGAFLVMPAADEEVAVCKLVTVQEGQDPMVRAEVWARRFSTGEVFHLPGEEITKRRTAALSLLAAQVLAPRKAGALLIVGPGAQGEAHLEAFLEAFPLSRVYVRGRGRARVEALLRKARAMGLEALEWTGEEVPEDVAFLVTATPSPTPVLPERVPPGVFLAAVGAYRPEMREVPKALVERAALYVDTEDALLEAGELQGVKRPAIPLKEALLGRRAEGEFVLFKSVGHALFDLAAVRAHLGLP
- a CDS encoding IS5 family transposase; its protein translation is MPFRRCYPSDLTDEEWALLEPLIPAPKPGGRPAKVSRREIMNAILYVLKNGIPWRAMPHDLPHWSTVYHYFRQWQKEGVWEKAVQALVRRDRD
- a CDS encoding transposase encodes the protein MRGLGRVRKGVRGVWVREGAEVPEIPRERGFKPLPKRWVVERTFAWLGRNRRLAKDYEENPRVSEAWVYLGMLRLLVKRLARAA
- a CDS encoding zinc-binding dehydrogenase; the protein is MRAWVQERLEGPMVLKEAPEPVPGPGEVLLEVEAVGLNFADHLMRLGGYLTRVRPPFTPGMEAVGRVGGRRYAALMPYGALAERVAVPEEALLPLPEALSWEEAAAFPVSFLTAYLALVRAQARPGEWVLVQAAAGALGTAAVQVAKALGLRVLGAASRPEKLPLVQALGADALATYEALPEKVRELGGVDLVLEVRGKAVEESLDFLKARGRLVYIGAAEGEVAPINPLRLMRKNLAVLGFWLAPLLRERPLLEEALGFLLPRLGREMRPVVGAVFPFAEAEAAFQALLDRGHTGKIVVRL
- a CDS encoding carbohydrate ABC transporter permease, which encodes MGRVLLYAFLVLVTLFFLLPVYLVLLTALKEPAKITLDTVWRWPDPVYWESFRIAWEAFRPKFQNSLVLATYATLLSALVGALNGYVLAKWPFRGSNLLFALMLFGMFIPYQSILIPLFQFVKAIGLYGSLWGLVLVHVVYGIPIVTLIFKNYYSEIPDELVEAARIDGAGFFGVFRHVILPLSAPAFVVVAIWQFTQIWNEFLFAVTLTRPESQPITVALAQLAGGEAVKWNLPMAGAILAALPTLLVYIFLGRYFLRGLLAGSVKG